The following DNA comes from Sandaracinaceae bacterium.
GCGCGAAGAGCGTGCCGGTGCGCCCGACGCCCGTCTGGATCTCGTCCAGCATGAGCAAGACGCCACGCTCGCTGCACAGCTCGCGCAGCTGGCGCAGGTAGCCCTCGGGGGGCACCACCACGCCTGCTTCGCCCTGGATGGGCTCGACCAGCACGGCTACGACGCGCTCGTCGATGGCGTCGGCCACGGCCTCGGCATCGCCGAACGGCACCTTGCGGAAGCCCTGCACCTTGGGCTCGAAGAGCGGCGCGAAGGTGGCCTTGCCGCTCGCGCTCATCGTGGCCAGCGTGCGCCCGTGGAAGCCGTCCGCCGTCGTGATGATCTCCCACGCGCCGCCCCGCTCGCGCTGCCCCCACTTGCGCGCCAGCTTGATGGCGCTCTCGTTCGCCTCGGCGCCGGTGGCGCACAGGAACACGCGCTCGAGGCCGCTGGCCTGCGCCAGGGTGCGGCACAGCGCGAGCTGCGGCGCGTTGAAGTACCCCGCGCTCGAGTGCACCAGCTGCTCGGCCTGCCGCGTGAGCGCCTCCGCGACGACGCTCGGGGCGTGGCCCAGCGCGTTCACCGCCCAGCCCTGGACGAAGTCGAGGTAGCGCGTGCCCGCCGCGTCGAACAGCTCGTCACCGGCGCCACGCACCATCACCGACGACGGGCGGATGGCGGTCTCGAGCACGTGGACGGTGTCGGCGGTGGGTTCCATGGTGCGTGGTCTAGTGCAGGGCGGCGCCCGCGGCTACCCTAGAGGGCGCTTGGCGCCCCGTCCCCGGGCCTTCCCACCTTCGCGCTCCGCACGCGCTTCGCCCCCGGTGGGGCGCGTCACGCGCTCGGATAGGCGGGTATGGACGCCGTGGACTGCGGGGTGGGCTCGAGCAGCGGCTACAGCCAGCCAGGCGGGACGCAGTGAGGGTCCGTGCTGGGGAACTCGTCGCACGTGAGCGGCATGCACCGTCCCGGGGTCGGCGTGCAGGTCGCGAGGCAGGCGTGCCCCGGGTTCATCGGGAGGTTGCTGATGCTGGTGGGCAGCGGCTCGCAGGTGGCGCCCGTGGGGCAGTTCCCGTTCGGCGAGCAGGGCCACACGCACACGCCGCGCACGTCCAGTGTCGTGGCGCGCAGACAGAAGAGGCCCTCCTGGCAGTCCGCGGGCCCCATGCAGTCCTGGTCCCCGTTGAACGAGGTGTCGGGGAACCCGATGCACGCCGTCTCGCCAGCCGTCATGGGGACGACCACACAGCTCTCCAGTCGCGCGGTCGGCACGTCGGGGCCGCTGTCGCAGTCGTCCAGGTCGTCGCAGGGCATGATGCAGTCCATGTCGGGCGAGCACACCCCGTGCTCACCCGTGGGGTCGAGCACCCCGTCCCGGTTGGGGCAATCCGTGCTGGCTGTGCAGGCGATGGAGCATCGACCCACCGACGCGGTATCGAAGGGCATCTCACACTTGCCCGAGGCGCACTCGTCGTCCGCCTCGCACCGGCTGTAGATGGGGAACCCTGGGAAGGTCGGCGAGTAGCAGCGGTCGTCCAAGAGGCAGCGCCAACCGTCGGGGCAGCCTCCGCCGTTGTCGCACACGAACGCGCCCTCCGGGAGCTCGGCGCTGCACCCAGGCGCCGAGGCGGCCGCCAACATCACACACGCGAGGGGCGCCCAGGTGGGCGTCCGCTGGAAGGAACGAGAGACTACCCTCACCACTGCACCTCCAGATGGCCGCCGTTGGGCAGCAGCGACGCCCGCACCGCAGCGCCGTCCGAATCGCGGCCGGAACGCAGGACGAGCACCAGCCCCGTGACGGCGCTGGCGGTGCCCAGCAGGGTCATCACGGTCCCCGCGCGCATGAAGCGTGGGCTGCGGCTCTGAAGCACTGCGACGTCGTCCCAGCGCGTGTTGGCGGGGGGGGCCTCGAGCAGCTGCTGGTCGCGGCGTCCGACGACGGTCAACGCCATGCCCGTGACGGCCACGGCGACGCCGCCCGCCACCAGCGACC
Coding sequences within:
- a CDS encoding acetylornithine transaminase; this encodes MEPTADTVHVLETAIRPSSVMVRGAGDELFDAAGTRYLDFVQGWAVNALGHAPSVVAEALTRQAEQLVHSSAGYFNAPQLALCRTLAQASGLERVFLCATGAEANESAIKLARKWGQRERGGAWEIITTADGFHGRTLATMSASGKATFAPLFEPKVQGFRKVPFGDAEAVADAIDERVVAVLVEPIQGEAGVVVPPEGYLRQLRELCSERGVLLMLDEIQTGVGRTGTLFAHQREDARPDVMTLGKGIGAGVPLAAMLCDARYACFEPGDQGGTYAGNALTAAVGQAVMETVMAPGFLAHVEAMSARLRSALETLVGRGLLRSVRGAGLLMATELPQASAAEVVRLAHAEGLLLNAPRPNLLRFMPALNVRPESIDELAERLPRLLEAAAG